The proteins below are encoded in one region of Maribacter aestuarii:
- a CDS encoding carboxymuconolactone decarboxylase family protein has protein sequence MMMRDYSKNYNELKRSMNKLGTRIPNTLSGFTKLHKASTTSGVLSKKTKELIALGIAITVRCDGCIAYHVHDSLKAGSSSEEILETIGVAVMMGGGPSVVYGCEAMEALDQFAILEKNETTLG, from the coding sequence ATGATGATGCGAGATTATTCAAAAAATTACAACGAGCTTAAAAGGTCAATGAATAAATTGGGGACAAGAATCCCAAATACTTTAAGCGGTTTTACCAAGTTGCATAAAGCAAGTACAACCTCAGGCGTACTTTCAAAAAAAACTAAAGAATTGATTGCATTGGGCATAGCCATTACGGTTCGTTGTGACGGCTGCATCGCCTACCATGTACACGATTCCTTAAAGGCCGGATCAAGTTCAGAAGAGATTTTAGAGACCATTGGAGTGGCCGTGATGATGGGTGGTGGCCCCTCGGTTGTATATGGCTGTGAGGCTATGGAAGCATTAGATCAATTTGCC
- a CDS encoding lysophospholipid acyltransferase family protein: MKNLLIIKYLPFYTMSILPMPVLYLLSDLSFILIYYIVGYRKKVVFGNLKSSFPEKNYREIQKIARDFYRHFCDLIFESIKSLTISRKEVKKRLRIENPELVQHYLKSRKDILLYAAHQGNWEWLIFLPLFFPYYSTTFYRPLKNNYFNGLLRLIRQRFGVNLIEEKNGYRTISKLKKAQIPLMNCMIGDQSPTRKSAKYWHPFLNRTTAFLKGPDIIARKTDQIVLFPNFKKIKRGYYQLTFDLIADNPQSNYSSGIVKKYARKLEITIKNSPELWLWSHRRWKLSP; this comes from the coding sequence ATGAAAAACCTTTTAATAATAAAATACCTGCCGTTCTATACTATGTCCATATTACCCATGCCCGTATTATATCTACTTTCAGACCTGAGCTTTATATTGATATATTATATTGTGGGTTATCGTAAAAAAGTGGTGTTCGGAAACCTTAAAAGTTCGTTTCCCGAGAAAAACTACCGTGAAATTCAAAAAATAGCCCGTGATTTCTATCGCCATTTTTGTGACCTGATTTTCGAATCGATAAAAAGTTTGACCATTAGTAGGAAGGAGGTGAAGAAACGTCTTCGCATTGAAAATCCTGAGCTGGTACAACACTATTTGAAAAGCCGAAAGGACATATTATTATACGCCGCACATCAGGGAAATTGGGAGTGGTTGATATTTCTGCCCCTGTTTTTTCCATATTACTCCACCACTTTTTACAGACCTCTTAAGAATAATTATTTCAACGGACTTTTACGATTGATAAGGCAACGTTTCGGAGTAAACTTAATAGAGGAAAAGAATGGTTACAGGACGATTTCCAAATTAAAAAAAGCGCAAATTCCCCTGATGAACTGTATGATCGGTGATCAAAGTCCGACAAGAAAGAGTGCAAAATATTGGCATCCTTTTTTAAACCGCACTACCGCTTTTCTGAAAGGTCCCGATATCATTGCCAGGAAGACGGACCAAATTGTACTTTTCCCAAATTTTAAAAAAATTAAAAGAGGATATTATCAGCTGACGTTCGATTTGATTGCCGATAATCCGCAATCAAATTATAGCTCTGGTATTGTAAAAAAGTACGCGAGAAAATTGGAGATCACCATCAAAAACTCACCAGAACTTTGGCTATGGAGTCATAGACGATGGAAATTGAGTCCCTGA
- a CDS encoding Do family serine endopeptidase, producing MKKIKMSLGVLLPTLVLVSMLSCKEVSDLEVDNENEQIQFYTENRSSDESAEKNSRDFKVGAVDFTGTAKKVLDAVVHIRSTQSDPGRNQAVQPQQLPDLFREFFGDRFQMPENMPQQPMYGSGSGVIIDEKGHIVTNNHVINNASELEVTLHNNETYKAIVIGADPATDLALLKVKGENLKALSFVDSDDVEIGEWVLAVGNPYSLYSTVTAGIVSAKARNININPERLAIESFIQTDAAINPGNSGGALVDLDGKIVGINSAIATRTGSYTGYGFAIPSNIVTKVVSDLLKYGSVQRGMLGVTITTMNGNLAKEKKIDFMEGVWVETVGEESAAEKAGIAAGDIIVKVDGIKVTTSPRLQEIIAQHRPGDKVSVVVNRKGKEKEFQVTLENVKGTTDISKKENVEMLNYLGADFETLDKETAKKLNLDGGVRVVNLYPGLLRQKTQIRAGYIITHVDGKKVTDIKELVSALEKKKGGVMFEGIYEDTPGKQYYAFGLDS from the coding sequence ATGAAAAAAATCAAAATGAGTTTGGGCGTTCTTCTGCCGACCTTGGTGTTGGTTTCGATGCTTTCCTGTAAGGAAGTAAGCGATCTTGAAGTAGACAATGAAAACGAGCAGATTCAGTTTTATACGGAGAACAGAAGTTCTGATGAATCGGCAGAAAAGAACAGTAGAGATTTTAAAGTTGGCGCGGTTGATTTTACGGGTACCGCCAAAAAGGTCTTGGATGCCGTGGTACATATTCGGTCAACGCAGTCCGATCCCGGTAGAAATCAGGCCGTGCAACCACAACAACTGCCAGATTTATTCAGGGAATTTTTTGGCGACCGTTTTCAAATGCCAGAAAATATGCCGCAGCAACCTATGTACGGTTCGGGTTCAGGCGTAATTATCGACGAGAAAGGCCATATCGTAACCAACAACCATGTAATTAATAATGCATCGGAACTGGAGGTCACCCTGCATAATAACGAAACCTATAAGGCAATAGTGATAGGTGCGGACCCTGCAACGGACCTTGCTTTGCTAAAAGTAAAGGGCGAAAACCTAAAGGCCTTGTCGTTCGTCGATTCCGATGACGTGGAAATCGGGGAATGGGTATTGGCCGTAGGTAATCCTTATAGCCTTTATTCTACGGTCACTGCAGGTATCGTCAGCGCAAAAGCACGTAATATCAACATCAATCCAGAGCGATTGGCTATCGAGAGTTTTATCCAGACCGATGCGGCCATCAACCCCGGTAATAGCGGCGGAGCTTTGGTGGACCTTGATGGTAAAATTGTGGGAATCAACTCGGCCATTGCCACCCGAACAGGTAGCTATACGGGCTATGGTTTTGCTATTCCCAGTAATATTGTTACCAAGGTGGTAAGCGACCTTTTAAAATATGGTAGTGTGCAACGCGGAATGCTCGGTGTTACAATAACCACCATGAACGGTAATTTGGCCAAGGAAAAGAAAATTGATTTCATGGAGGGTGTTTGGGTCGAAACTGTGGGTGAAGAAAGTGCCGCTGAAAAGGCGGGTATAGCGGCAGGAGATATAATTGTCAAAGTGGATGGTATAAAAGTAACGACCTCGCCAAGGTTACAGGAAATCATAGCACAACATAGACCGGGCGACAAAGTTTCCGTTGTTGTTAACAGAAAAGGTAAGGAAAAAGAATTTCAAGTAACCCTTGAAAATGTGAAAGGAACTACGGACATCTCTAAAAAAGAGAATGTAGAAATGCTAAATTATTTAGGGGCCGATTTTGAAACGTTGGACAAGGAAACAGCCAAAAAATTGAATTTAGACGGTGGGGTGCGCGTAGTAAATCTGTATCCCGGATTATTACGGCAAAAAACCCAGATACGCGCCGGTTATATCATTACCCATGTAGATGGAAAAAAAGTGACCGATATAAAGGAGCTGGTTTCCGCTCTTGAAAAGAAAAAAGGAGGTGTAATGTTCGAAGGGATTTATGAAGATACGCCCGGAAAACAGTATTATGCTTTTGGACTTGATTCTTGA
- a CDS encoding fatty acid desaturase family protein, with product MDVVQFRSENPTEKAFSREVRKRVRTYFKDNQISIHGNLNMYLKTVVMLSLYLGPFILILSLELSLWAALGMVVLMGIGEAGIGMCIMHDGAHGAYSSKQWVNKLAASTMFLLGSNTFNWKIQHNIQHHTFTNMFDFDPDISTKAVVRLSEHSQLKSYHRFQHLYSFFLYGFATILRLFGDFGVLLKHNREGITQAQKSSPTLEFTKLLATKLIYFGIIFGLPLLFTNINFWQVLVGFVIMQMTAGVIMTTVFQMAHVVEGTSQPLPDKDNIVHSEWLVHQLHTTSDFGRNNGPLSWYIGGLDYQVEHHMFSNICHVHYPAIAAIVESTAKEFGLNYNSKPTIFDALASHYRRLKELGHMTTEHAF from the coding sequence ATGGATGTAGTTCAATTCCGTAGTGAAAATCCAACAGAAAAAGCGTTCTCAAGAGAAGTACGGAAACGAGTCCGTACGTATTTTAAAGACAATCAAATTTCAATACATGGCAATTTAAACATGTACCTTAAAACCGTGGTCATGCTAAGCCTGTATTTGGGACCATTTATTCTGATACTTAGCCTGGAATTATCGCTTTGGGCCGCTTTGGGCATGGTGGTGCTAATGGGAATCGGCGAAGCCGGTATAGGTATGTGCATCATGCATGACGGCGCACATGGAGCGTACTCCTCTAAGCAGTGGGTAAATAAACTGGCCGCTTCCACCATGTTCTTGTTGGGCAGTAATACTTTCAACTGGAAGATCCAACACAATATTCAGCACCACACCTTTACCAATATGTTCGATTTTGATCCTGACATTTCCACAAAGGCCGTAGTACGTTTAAGTGAACATTCCCAGTTAAAAAGCTACCATCGTTTTCAACACTTGTATAGCTTTTTCCTATATGGTTTTGCCACAATATTACGCTTGTTCGGGGACTTTGGTGTGTTGTTGAAACATAATCGTGAAGGCATTACTCAAGCACAGAAATCCAGTCCAACCTTAGAGTTCACAAAACTTTTGGCAACAAAGCTCATTTACTTCGGCATTATTTTTGGCTTGCCGTTGCTCTTTACCAATATTAATTTTTGGCAAGTGCTGGTAGGATTTGTAATCATGCAAATGACCGCGGGTGTTATAATGACTACGGTTTTTCAGATGGCCCATGTAGTGGAGGGCACCTCTCAACCTTTGCCCGATAAGGATAATATTGTCCATTCCGAATGGTTGGTTCATCAATTGCACACGACATCCGACTTTGGCAGAAACAATGGTCCGTTGAGTTGGTATATCGGGGGGTTGGATTATCAAGTTGAACATCATATGTTCAGTAATATTTGCCATGTTCACTATCCCGCTATTGCAGCCATAGTAGAGTCAACCGCTAAGGAATTCGGTTTGAACTACAATAGCAAGCCTACCATATTCGATGCGCTAGCATCCCATTACAGAAGACTCAAAGAACTAGGCCATATGACAACGGAGCATGCTTTTTGA
- a CDS encoding TIGR00730 family Rossman fold protein encodes MNTNQLSPAESKFLSGPRSRLNELFFTFRVMFSFIKAFRKMHFLGPCVTVFGSARFEPGNSYYKQAEKVGAALAQMGFTVMTGGGPGIMEAANKGAYETGGYSVGCNIILPFEQKPNPYLHKWINIRYFFVRKFLLVKYSYAFVVMPGGMGTLDELFESITLIQTKMIQDFPVVIFGSEYHKELYQHIQIMAEKESIDKEDMKLLFITDSVDEMKNHIQAHSIKKFKLVRKQQKASRWFGERS; translated from the coding sequence ATGAATACGAACCAACTAAGCCCTGCAGAATCCAAATTTCTAAGCGGACCACGTTCGCGTTTGAACGAACTATTTTTTACGTTCAGGGTCATGTTCAGTTTTATAAAGGCGTTTAGAAAGATGCACTTTTTAGGACCTTGCGTTACGGTTTTTGGTTCGGCACGATTTGAACCTGGCAATTCCTATTACAAACAAGCCGAAAAAGTGGGTGCAGCCTTGGCTCAAATGGGTTTCACTGTCATGACAGGTGGTGGACCAGGTATTATGGAAGCTGCTAACAAGGGTGCATATGAGACCGGAGGGTATTCCGTTGGCTGTAATATTATTCTACCGTTTGAACAAAAACCAAATCCGTATTTGCATAAATGGATTAACATCCGCTACTTTTTTGTGCGCAAATTCCTATTGGTCAAATACTCCTACGCCTTTGTGGTTATGCCAGGCGGGATGGGTACTTTGGATGAACTCTTTGAATCCATCACCTTAATACAGACCAAGATGATTCAAGACTTTCCCGTAGTCATATTCGGTTCAGAGTACCATAAAGAACTCTACCAACATATTCAAATCATGGCAGAGAAGGAAAGCATTGACAAGGAAGATATGAAGCTGTTGTTCATTACCGATTCTGTAGATGAAATGAAAAATCATATACAGGCGCACTCCATCAAAAAGTTCAAACTCGTCAGAAAGCAGCAAAAGGCAAGTCGATGGTTTGGCGAGAGGAGCTAG
- a CDS encoding universal stress protein, with amino-acid sequence MKTILCATDYSENSVAALKYAQKLSELVSAHLVVTHVFGFPIIIDGGFAEQMPDIRKENLKTHREKLEDFCKQHLGEQWKSMNIKIAPVEDLAILDGILGVAADWQADLIVAGAQGESALQDVLLGTTTKRLIKKAACPVLAIPSEAVFIAPKIIVYATDFEQEDVYAIQKTVELAERFKSKIKIVHISTKNEYAGETQMEWFQNSLSEKVTYEHLEFKLFFSEDIFKSLRDYLEEAHADLVVMLEREKHGFLKKIFHRDLVKKMHSYGEIPLLSFNEVNLDVLDLSLR; translated from the coding sequence ATGAAAACGATTCTATGCGCCACTGATTATTCCGAGAATTCTGTGGCCGCCTTAAAATATGCCCAAAAACTGAGTGAACTGGTTAGCGCTCATTTGGTGGTTACACATGTTTTTGGGTTTCCCATAATTATTGATGGTGGCTTTGCCGAACAAATGCCGGATATAAGAAAGGAAAACCTCAAAACGCACCGTGAAAAATTAGAGGATTTCTGCAAACAGCATTTGGGCGAGCAATGGAAAAGCATGAACATAAAAATCGCACCTGTCGAGGATTTGGCTATTCTGGACGGTATTTTGGGCGTTGCTGCAGATTGGCAGGCCGATCTGATTGTTGCTGGTGCTCAGGGCGAGAGTGCTTTACAAGATGTGTTATTGGGCACAACGACGAAGCGACTGATTAAAAAAGCAGCATGCCCCGTACTCGCCATTCCTTCGGAAGCAGTCTTCATCGCTCCTAAAATAATTGTTTATGCTACCGATTTTGAGCAGGAAGACGTTTACGCCATTCAAAAAACGGTCGAACTGGCAGAGCGTTTTAAATCTAAAATAAAAATAGTCCACATCTCTACCAAAAACGAATATGCGGGAGAGACACAAATGGAGTGGTTCCAAAATTCATTATCGGAGAAAGTTACCTACGAACATCTTGAATTTAAACTGTTTTTCTCGGAAGATATTTTTAAATCCCTTAGGGATTATCTAGAAGAAGCCCATGCCGATTTAGTCGTTATGCTCGAAAGAGAAAAACATGGTTTTCTTAAAAAAATATTCCATCGTGATTTAGTGAAAAAAATGCACTCTTATGGTGAAATACCGTTATTGAGTTTTAACGAAGTGAATCTGGACGTTTTAGACTTATCGTTGCGTTGA
- a CDS encoding universal stress protein, with translation MKTILYATDYSDNSVAALKYSKFLAERLNYRLVVCHVFKYPTILGSTVLSEPFPKLEKNAFKTHRTKLEDFCKEHLEPGWKGPNVQLQPVENKSVMNGILSTAEEWHAQMVVAGMKGENVLKEIIIGSTTKNLIEKAPCPILAIPEDAGQVPLKTIVYATAFEEEDVYAIRKLTELAQVFKAEIQVVHIVTEDEYEGETQMEWFKDMLQEKVNYEEIEFKYMFSDNILHSLRLYLDDVEADMVVMLEREHKGIFKKWFHGDLVKKMESYSKVPLLSFREGNHQLFYFSAVL, from the coding sequence ATGAAAACCATCCTGTATGCTACGGATTACTCGGATAATTCGGTTGCCGCTTTAAAGTATTCCAAATTTCTGGCCGAAAGATTAAATTATAGGTTGGTGGTCTGCCATGTATTCAAATACCCAACTATTTTAGGATCTACAGTACTTTCCGAACCTTTTCCCAAATTGGAAAAGAATGCGTTCAAAACACATCGTACAAAATTGGAGGATTTTTGTAAGGAACATCTGGAGCCAGGCTGGAAAGGGCCTAATGTACAGCTTCAACCTGTTGAAAATAAATCTGTGATGAACGGTATTCTTTCAACTGCAGAAGAATGGCACGCTCAAATGGTTGTGGCGGGTATGAAAGGCGAAAACGTTTTAAAGGAAATTATTATAGGTAGTACTACCAAGAATCTCATTGAAAAAGCGCCCTGTCCTATCTTGGCAATTCCTGAGGATGCCGGACAAGTGCCGTTAAAAACAATTGTATACGCCACGGCATTTGAGGAGGAAGATGTATACGCCATTCGTAAACTAACAGAACTTGCCCAGGTTTTTAAGGCAGAAATACAGGTGGTACACATTGTAACCGAAGATGAATATGAAGGAGAAACACAAATGGAATGGTTCAAGGACATGCTTCAAGAAAAGGTTAATTACGAAGAAATAGAATTCAAGTATATGTTTTCCGATAATATCTTGCATTCGCTTCGACTTTATCTCGACGACGTCGAAGCAGACATGGTCGTTATGCTAGAAAGAGAACACAAGGGAATCTTTAAGAAATGGTTTCATGGTGATCTAGTAAAAAAAATGGAATCGTACAGTAAGGTACCCCTGCTGAGTTTTAGGGAGGGCAATCATCAACTCTTTTATTTCAGTGCCGTCCTTTGA
- a CDS encoding VOC family protein produces MASIIHFDISADDVLRAKNFYEKLFGWKIEKYPTGPQEYYLIETLAKTGKQGIGGGIAKREKADQQITNFIEVDSIDEAIAKVKELGGEIHEPKSAIPNIGYIAACKDTEGNVFGLMEVVKE; encoded by the coding sequence ATGGCATCTATCATACATTTTGATATTTCTGCGGACGATGTGCTCAGGGCTAAAAACTTTTATGAAAAATTATTTGGTTGGAAAATTGAAAAATATCCTACTGGCCCTCAAGAATATTATCTTATTGAAACTTTGGCAAAGACTGGAAAGCAAGGAATTGGTGGCGGTATAGCAAAAAGGGAAAAGGCAGATCAGCAAATTACTAATTTTATAGAGGTGGATTCCATTGATGAAGCCATAGCTAAGGTGAAAGAACTTGGTGGAGAAATCCATGAGCCTAAATCCGCTATACCGAATATTGGCTACATCGCTGCCTGTAAGGATACCGAGGGGAACGTTTTTGGGCTTATGGAGGTTGTAAAGGAGTAG
- a CDS encoding lipid-binding SYLF domain-containing protein, giving the protein MKMKIELRNCLWLLSMTVFLVCFCNSVQAQIGGWNPELETKAREAIKMFKEKDPELENFFEEAYGYAVFPEVGKGAVGIGGAHGSGIVFQADAAIGRVTLTQVTVGFQLGGQVYSELIFFEDEKAMKRFKRGKLKFAGQVSAVAVTLGASANVAYQNGVAVFTMTKGGLMYEASVGGQKFKYRAMEDN; this is encoded by the coding sequence ATGAAAATGAAAATAGAACTTAGGAATTGTCTATGGCTTTTAAGTATGACCGTATTCTTAGTCTGCTTTTGTAACTCTGTACAGGCACAGATAGGCGGATGGAATCCCGAGCTTGAAACTAAGGCGCGAGAAGCCATAAAAATGTTCAAGGAAAAAGACCCTGAATTGGAGAATTTTTTTGAAGAGGCTTACGGATATGCAGTTTTTCCGGAAGTCGGAAAAGGTGCAGTGGGCATTGGAGGTGCCCACGGATCGGGAATCGTGTTCCAAGCGGACGCTGCCATAGGACGGGTCACCTTGACCCAAGTCACCGTGGGCTTCCAGCTTGGCGGGCAGGTCTATAGTGAGCTTATATTCTTTGAAGATGAAAAGGCTATGAAAAGGTTTAAACGAGGGAAACTTAAATTTGCCGGGCAAGTCTCCGCTGTAGCGGTAACGCTGGGTGCTTCTGCCAATGTCGCTTACCAAAATGGGGTAGCCGTATTTACCATGACCAAGGGTGGTTTAATGTACGAAGCTTCTGTAGGTGGACAAAAATTTAAATATCGTGCAATGGAGGATAATTAG
- a CDS encoding AI-2E family transporter yields the protein MMLKPIVTFFEKKFRFRVLAIFISYVLAVIPLFIILFFFFNQTRILFNNLPSVRERLKNIVVLVSDWSDRKFNLESDATASWLSENILEVSDFSISVLRGSLQSTTNVLANLILIVVITYFMLLYRSAFKNFLLVQVNAKSRETVTRLLDKVENLTKRYMLGQGLVVVILGLLIGSGLWLIGVPYPFFWGFLAGFLEIIPYVGTSVGGILPFFYMLMVSDTVWQPLAVLVLYITVQQIEGNFISPNIMGRSIKINPMFIILGLFVGGVMWGIAGMILALPILALSKEVFRNFHILEPLSYLMEDGLTRKSDVFTKRFDNEKYRLFNLFFSEKVE from the coding sequence TTGATGCTAAAACCCATAGTTACTTTTTTTGAAAAGAAATTTCGCTTTAGGGTTTTGGCCATATTTATCTCGTATGTACTAGCGGTTATACCGTTATTCATTATTCTTTTCTTCTTCTTCAACCAAACTAGAATACTTTTTAATAATCTTCCATCCGTTCGAGAACGGTTAAAAAATATCGTTGTCTTGGTTTCCGATTGGTCAGATCGCAAATTCAATTTAGAAAGTGATGCTACTGCTAGTTGGTTATCTGAGAACATTCTGGAGGTCTCCGATTTTTCCATAAGTGTTTTAAGAGGAAGCCTGCAATCCACTACCAACGTCTTGGCCAATTTAATATTGATTGTGGTGATTACCTATTTTATGTTGTTGTACCGATCCGCTTTTAAGAATTTTTTACTCGTACAGGTAAATGCCAAAAGCAGGGAAACCGTTACGCGATTATTGGACAAGGTAGAAAACCTTACCAAACGTTATATGTTGGGGCAAGGATTGGTTGTAGTCATTCTTGGCCTTCTAATTGGATCTGGATTGTGGTTAATTGGAGTTCCCTATCCGTTCTTTTGGGGTTTTTTGGCAGGTTTTCTTGAAATTATCCCATATGTGGGAACCAGCGTTGGAGGTATATTGCCTTTCTTTTATATGTTAATGGTTTCAGATACTGTTTGGCAACCTCTGGCGGTCTTGGTTCTATATATTACTGTACAACAAATTGAGGGTAATTTTATTTCGCCGAATATAATGGGTCGCAGTATCAAAATAAACCCCATGTTCATTATTCTGGGGCTTTTTGTTGGAGGGGTCATGTGGGGTATTGCTGGCATGATCTTGGCCTTACCGATATTAGCACTTTCAAAAGAAGTTTTTAGGAATTTTCATATCCTAGAACCTTTAAGCTATCTTATGGAAGACGGTCTTACGCGAAAAAGTGATGTTTTCACAAAACGTTTTGATAACGAAAAGTACCGCCTTTTTAATCTTTTCTTTTCAGAAAAAGTAGAATAG
- a CDS encoding 1-phosphofructokinase family hexose kinase yields MPKIITLTMNPVVQKDTAVAGIIPNTKLRCDPPVYDIGGGGINVSRVLKELGSPSLCMHLSGGSTGDHLRQMIAMREITQKAISIEDRTRDYLSVTDTLTNLQYRFGVPGPHVQKQEWEKVLTQLQESLQKGDILVASGKLPQGVPSDFYIRVSKITDKNGAKLIIDTSGDALLPSKKASIFMMKPNLKEFSILMGVESISALHLDSLAKKFLTQNKCEVLVISLGAKGALLATKEFVEYIPSPVVHQKTTIGTGDSMVAGMVYSLVQGKSLREMVHYGVACGAAATMRSGTQFCNKYEVEDLYEWLKKNC; encoded by the coding sequence ATGCCTAAAATAATTACACTTACCATGAACCCTGTGGTTCAGAAAGATACTGCTGTAGCCGGTATCATACCAAATACTAAGTTAAGGTGCGACCCACCTGTTTACGATATAGGTGGAGGAGGTATCAACGTTTCGCGCGTTCTAAAAGAGCTAGGCTCACCATCTTTATGCATGCATTTATCTGGAGGTTCTACTGGGGATCATCTTAGACAAATGATAGCAATGAGAGAGATAACACAAAAAGCTATTTCAATTGAAGATAGGACTAGGGATTACCTGTCGGTTACTGACACCCTTACCAACTTACAATATCGGTTTGGGGTTCCTGGGCCACATGTGCAAAAACAGGAATGGGAAAAAGTACTAACGCAACTGCAAGAAAGTTTGCAAAAGGGGGATATTCTGGTAGCTAGCGGTAAACTACCCCAGGGGGTGCCTTCGGATTTTTATATAAGGGTTTCGAAAATAACCGATAAAAATGGGGCAAAGCTTATTATAGATACCTCTGGTGATGCATTGCTCCCAAGCAAAAAGGCCAGTATTTTTATGATGAAGCCAAATTTAAAAGAGTTTAGCATTTTAATGGGTGTTGAATCAATCTCGGCGTTACACTTAGATTCCTTAGCGAAAAAGTTTTTAACTCAAAATAAATGTGAGGTTCTAGTTATTTCTTTGGGCGCCAAAGGAGCGTTACTTGCTACAAAAGAGTTTGTAGAATATATCCCCTCACCAGTTGTCCATCAAAAAACTACTATTGGAACTGGTGATAGTATGGTAGCCGGCATGGTATACAGTCTAGTACAGGGAAAATCACTAAGGGAGATGGTCCACTATGGAGTGGCCTGTGGTGCGGCAGCCACCATGCGTTCTGGCACTCAATTTTGCAACAAGTATGAGGTGGAGGACCTGTACGAATGGTTAAAGAAAAATTGTTAA
- a CDS encoding S1C family serine protease, producing the protein MTRIKLIVAFFWLTFGFSQSLSKLYNKVSESVVLIKTWQPRELGRGELSMIVPLEGIGSGFVVSNEGDIMTASHIVQRASLVRVKFSDGEELPAKVVYSYPFADVALIRLTEQKSTPLSVAHLTDSDDVKIGDQVFLIGAPFGLGHSLSVGYVSGIHARPNFASGFPIAEFIQTDAAVNEGSSGGPLFNMKGQVIGVASFILSNSHGFQGVSFAATSNIAQELLGEEHPIWIGIDATILSGSLAEIFNLPQEAGILVQNVAPFSLGEAMGLYGGYSK; encoded by the coding sequence ATGACCCGAATAAAATTAATAGTGGCGTTCTTCTGGCTTACGTTCGGTTTCTCCCAGAGCTTAAGTAAATTATACAACAAGGTTAGTGAATCTGTGGTATTGATTAAGACTTGGCAACCTAGAGAATTGGGCCGGGGCGAATTGTCAATGATTGTGCCGCTGGAAGGCATCGGTTCCGGATTTGTGGTTTCAAATGAGGGCGACATCATGACTGCCTCACATATAGTGCAACGAGCTTCATTGGTTCGGGTTAAATTTTCAGACGGTGAGGAACTTCCGGCCAAGGTAGTATACTCTTATCCCTTTGCCGATGTAGCACTTATAAGACTTACCGAACAGAAAAGCACTCCCCTTTCGGTAGCTCACCTAACGGACTCGGATGACGTTAAAATAGGAGATCAGGTTTTTCTCATTGGGGCTCCTTTTGGACTGGGGCATTCCCTTTCGGTCGGGTATGTCAGCGGTATACACGCTAGACCAAATTTTGCTAGCGGATTTCCTATTGCAGAGTTCATACAGACCGATGCAGCAGTTAACGAAGGTAGTTCCGGTGGGCCGTTGTTCAATATGAAGGGCCAGGTAATTGGTGTTGCTAGTTTTATATTGAGTAATTCCCATGGTTTTCAAGGGGTATCCTTTGCAGCAACATCTAATATCGCACAAGAACTATTGGGTGAAGAGCATCCCATTTGGATAGGGATAGATGCTACTATACTAAGTGGGTCTTTAGCAGAAATATTTAATCTACCACAGGAAGCGGGGATACTAGTACAAAACGTGGCGCCATTCTCCTTAGGGGAAGCCATGGGTCTTTATGGTGGTTATAGTAAATGA